The genomic window ggggcttggagcaacctgggatggttGGTGGTCCCTTCCACCCAAAGAATTCCATGATTCCGTGGTTCTGTGAACTGCCCCTGCAGCCAATAAATGCAGGGGAGTGAAAGCAGGGATGATAACCTTTAGGAATCTGCCAGAAATTTCCCCTCACTGGTCCCTGCAGTGCAAAAGCTCAGAAATATTTCACCTTCTAATGCAACACAGAGAGTTCCTGCACGAGGCAAACAccaccagtgcctggcagggtttGTTTGGAGGCCCTGAATtaccacccccagcccagtggGAATGCTGAAAAAAGTGGGATGTGTTAGGAAATGTTattgtgctgcagctctgcctcgGGAAGGTCCAGCTTGgagctgaaagaaaatgaacttATCAATTTTTCAGAGCACAAGCCTTTGCCCAGCAggactttttttgtgttttatgcTGTGGCCTGACATCAAAAAAGCCTGACATaccctcccctcccagcaggacagaggCTGGACAGCATcccagaatggttggggttgaaaaggaccttaaaaTCAGCTTATTCCAACCCCCCAAGTGCCCCCGGGGGCTGCTGCAGATGAAGTGAGTGACCCTGACAATCCATAATTAACCCCCTCCCCTGAATGTGAGTTCAAATCTCGAGACCCTTCAAAAAAAAActacaggaaaaatataaatccCTCTAAAAATTATAAATCCCTCTAAAAATTCACCTTCCCAGGAAGGTGAAAATTCACCTtccaggagcccagccctgctcacccaGCCCGTCCTGCAGCTTGCTGGGCTCATTCCTTGCCTTCCTCCCTTCTCAAGGAGCATCCAACACCACCCAGGATGAGGCCCTGAATCCATAAATCCCAGTATTTTCATCCCTAGCTGTCTCTCTTGAAATGCTCTCAGGATTTGGGCTCAGCTGGGCTCAAATGTCCGTCCTTGCCTTCTTGACTCAGCTGGAATGAGCCCAAGTTCCCCCAGCTGATTACCTGGGGCGTTATTTATCCGAAATTTAGGGTGACCAAAGGAGGTTTGGGGGTGTCAAGGTCTCCAGGTGACAGAAATCACTATAAATTCCGGGCCTTGGAGGGTCACACCAGTTCACATCACTCCGTGGTGTGGAATAGAAAAGTGAACCAAATTCTGATTTCCTGCCTCTTCTCCCACTCTGACAAAATTCCTGCTGATGTTCCTGTTTGCCCTCCTTGCATGGATATCACTAAGACCCATTTAGGCTTAATTTCCTTAAGAGTAAGCTTAAATCAGGCTTATATTAAAAACAGGCAGTGACTTAGCAACACCCTTTAAGCTGATAAATGATTTTTGTATTATCTGCCCAGTTGccttccttctgctgcctctCCATAACATAAAAAatccaccccaaatcccctttaTTCTCTTCAtctgattaatttatttttttttaagctattctAGTGAATTCATTATCAGTGCCCCTATTTTATCTCCTCTCCCTGGAAGCAGTCAGGCTGTTGTCTTACTCCACCTCctgcattttcttccctttttttcctttttttttttttttttaaggaagctGCAGGACTCAGTCTCGCCCTCCTGTAGcatttctctgctgcaggtTTGTCAATAGTGAATAATCAAGATTCAGAgggatgctgctgctttcccactCCGGGGGAGTTgccccttctttcccttctcctgcctccaAGCCCAGACATCAGGCTGCTCTTTGCTCCCAAGTGTTTCTTCAACTTCCAGgccaaaaataataataataataaaagttcTCCAGAAGCAGAAATATGGGGCTGCATTTCCAAAATCTCCCAAGGGGAGATCAGAAATCTCCTTGGAAATAAGGCAACGTTTGAGGCTGATTTCCCTGACTCATTTTAACCTTCAGATCACCTTCAGGAtgagggagcaggagctctgtccACCTGCACCTCCCCATTGCAAGCCTGGGTTTGAACTAAAACAACGTGGTTTTTATTTCAGGAGGGTTTCTGTCTCTCCTTGCAAATTCCTCTGTGAATTCAAACTTTTCCCTCCTCTAAAGAGCTCGATTTTTGAGGTGACCCACACGTTTTAGGGGAGGTCTTGTGTTGTTCTATAAAAGTTTGCATTGCTGCACCTCAGTATGAAATAAATAAGTCAAATGCTGTCACTGCTTGGTTATAAAGCAACAATTTATTTTGCATCCTGGATTTAAAACATCGAGGTCTTTAATGAAAGGGAGGTTTATTACCAAGTTCCATATGCCCCTCCTTACTTGCTGTTCAACACCATTCCCTTGTTTTCAGAAGATTAAATGGATAATAAAAGCTCCCAAGCACCTCTGTTATCCATGTGTCTTCTTCTACAGTAAGTTTTCCATATGTATAAAACATGGATCTGTTCCCCCCTCACAGTCTTTACTTaccaggggggaaaaaaacattaataaacCAGATCATAGCATATCCTTTTCCTAAAAGGAGACAAAATGCAATGCCCTAAAAGGCAGTAATTTTGTTTTGACTTCCAAATGAAGTCCAAAGGGATGGTTTGTGCCTGTGGAGAAAACTTGGAGCAAAATTAATGGAGCAGATTTAGAACCCGTGATTGCATCATTAGAATAAAGCCTCTTCCCTGCGTTTATAATGTGAAATTCCAGAGGCTGAGCAGCGGCTGGAGCTGCCCGTGGCTGCAAATGCaaggcagcagctccggggctAATTCCGAGTCCTGCTCCGACTGCAGTGCTGCAGTCCTATGACAGCATCATATTAATGAGCCAGCAGAGGGGTGCGATGCTCCATGTGCTCGCAAAGTTTAACCCTGTCCCTCAGACTTCCCTAACTCTCCACAACCGCCTCCAGCCGGGAATTTTGCCTCTGCCCGGCCCAGGCTAAAGGCACCGAGGCGATTTTTGAGGAGCATTTTGCCCGTTGGGATAACCCGCTGAAAAATTCAGGCTGTGAGCACAGACAGAGCCTTTTCAGCACCTCCCGACCGACGAGTTAACTCTCCCCCCTCAGCGCTCCTCTGCTTTGCCAAGGGAGCTGTGGCAGGGATTTTTCTAGCACCAccaggtttggggggtttttggcttttggttgtgttttttttttgcttttttttctctctctttgcagCTTACTAAACAATTTCCCCCGTAGCTGTAATCCCTCCAAGAGGAGTTCAGAGTCTGGCTGGTGGCCAGGCGCGGTAACGCAGCCCATACAAAGTACATTTGATCGTGTAAACATCGTTTTTTAACACGGTTTCAAAGCCGAATTTATTCCTGAGCAATGCACCAAGCGTTAGAACCgagagtgggagggaaagagagcgaggaggagaaggggagaagAATCGAGATACGAAGGATTTGGGATGCcggggggggttgaggggtgTCTTCCAAACTCtcgctgctccagccctgccagggcttcCCCCCGTTGCTCCCGCAGAGCCCCCAAAAGCGGCGCGGGGAGTGCCCGGTGCCGCAgagccgccgcctccccccgcccgccgcgaCCTTCACACGCCAGACCCCGCCTGGGGAAGGGAGGACAGGGGGGGCTGGACCCTTCCCACACATCCTGGGGTCCCTCTGAGTGATGGAACCCCTGAAACACCCCCGGTAAGGGCGGTCCCCCCGCCCCCCCTCCGCGTTCCCGGCGGGAGCTGTCCGTGGTGATGCAGCCGCCGGTTCCCGGTCCCCAAGCCCAGATCCCGGCCCCcaatcccaaaatcccagcccccgacccccggcccTACCCTGCTGTGCGACCCCCGCGCTCCGCTCCGCCACGGCCGATGCGGgaagggggggctggggggcggaaaagagagagaaaagagggaaaagaaatgaaaggaaggCGGAAAATAAGGAACAGAAGGGAAAGCAAGGAAAGCAAGAATAAATAATAGAAAGGcgagggagaaaagaaaggggagaatggaaagaaagggaagaagaaagaaaggagggagggaaggaaagaagaggaggagagaaaggaaggaaggaaggaaggaaaggaaggaaggaaaaaaagagggtgATGGCCtagggaagagggggaaagggagcagggcaagagggaaggaacaggggaaagggaaaggggggagcaggagggagaaaggagggagtGGGGGGAGCGCGGCCAAGGGAGAACGGGAAGGGCAATAGGGAGGGAGGAGCcgtgggaaaagagaaaggggaaggggggaaaggagCGGGGGCAGCAAGGGaaggggcagtggggaaggggcaTCGGGGGGCGtccggggccgggcagggggaGCCGGGCCGAGCGATGGGAagggccgggggagccggggcggggcggggggcgggcgcggggccgggccggggggagcCGCCCCCCGCACACGTgtgcggggccgccccgcagcCGCCCGGCCGGGCTTTATaaggggcggcggcggccggagcAGCCCCGCACCGCCGCCCCCAGCGCCCCCACCATGAGCTACACCATGGAGCCCCTGGGCAACCCCTCGTACCGCCGGGTCACCGAGACCCGGGCCACCTACAGCCGCGCCAGCGCCTCCCCGTCCAGCGGCTTCCGCTCGCAGTCCTGGTCGCGGGGCTCGGGCAGCACCGTGTCCTCCTCCTACAAGCGCCCCAACCTCGGGGGCCCGCGGGCCGCCTACGGCTCCACCGTGCTGAGCTCCGCCGACAGCCTGGACGTGAGCCAGTCCTCGCTGCTCAACGGCGCGGCCGAGCTCAAGCTGAGCCGCTCCAACGagaaggagcagctgcaggggctCAACGACCGCTTCGCCGGCTACATCGAGAAGGTGCATTacctggagcagcagaacaAGGAGATCGAGGCGGAGCTGGCGGCGCTGCGGCAGAAACACGCCGGGCGGGCTCAGCTGAGCGACGCCTACGAGCAGGAGCTGCGGGAGCTGCGCGGGGCCCTGGAGCAGGTGAGCCACGAGAAGGCGCAGATCCAGCTGGACTCGGAGCACATCGAGGAGGACATCCAGCGCCTGCGGGAGCGCTTCGAGGATGAGGCGCGGCTGCGCGACGAGACGGAGGCGACGATCCGCGCCCTGCGCAAGGAGATGGAGGAGGCCTCGCTGATGCGGGCGGAGCTGGACAAGAAGGTGCAGTCGCTGCAGGACGAGGTGGCCTTCCTGCGGGGCAACCACGAGGAGGAGGTGGCCGAGCTGCTGGCGCAGCTCCAGGCGTCCCACGCCACCGTGGAGAGGAAGGACTACCTGAAGACCGACCTGACGACGGCGCTGAAGGAGATCCGCGCCCAGCTGGAGTGCCAGTCCGACCACAACATGCACCAGGCCGAGGAGTGGTTCAAGTGCCGCTACGCCAAGCTCACGGAGGCGGCCGAGCAGAACAAGGAGGCGATCCGCTCCGCCAAGGAGGAGATCGCCGAGTACCGCCGCCAGCTGCAGTCCAAGAGCATCGAGCTGGAGTCGGTGCGCGGCACCAAGGAGTCGCTGGAGCGGCAGCTCAGCGACATCGAGGAGCGCCACAACAACGACCTCACCACCTACCAGGTACCGGGGAGGCGGCCCCGGGCTGGCCCCAGCCCGCcggggggtgcggggggggATGCGGGAGGTGCGCGGCGCCGGCTCCGCGGCGAGGGATGCGGGAGCGGGGCTGGAGGATGCCGGGgagggcggcgggagcgggtGGGTCCGGCTCCCATCCCGGCCCTGCCTCCCAGAGCGGCGGGGAGAGTTTCGAAAAGTCCCTTTCGACAACTTTGCCCCGCTCGGTCCCCGCGGGAGGCGAACGCCCGCGTCACCGAGGTTTTCTGCGTCTCCCTTGCAGGACACGATTCACCAGCTGGAAAACGAGCTCAGAGGAACGAAGTGGGAAATGGCACGTCACTTGAGGGAATACCAGGACCTCCTCAATGTCAAGATGGCCCTGGACATTGAAATTGCTGCATACAGGTACAGTAGGACCGTTGCAGACACGTCTGGAATATTAATAGCACTGCAgatgctgctggctgggggaAGCTTTACCACAGATAAGAAATATCTGCTTGCAGTGAACACGAGTGAAATTAGAGCTTGACTAAATTATTGCAGCAGTGAGAACCCAGAAGGTCATTAGGGACCAGCTAATCAGTGGCAGAGCTCCCAGCAAGCCCCGTGGGCACAGGACGGCAGTGACTCAGTGCAGTGGCACCCCTGTGCCGCATTCTGTCCTTGGCTGCAAAAACAGAAGATGCAGCAAAAGAcgggtttatttttaattcctgtttgcTTTGCATATGCCAAGCGAGCCGCGCTTGTCACTTGAATTCCCTTTTATCGCCTGGGAGAGACAGGGCACTTGCTTGATCGTGGTTTCAAGCGGGGAGTGCTAATCTGCCTGTCACAAacacttttgcttttcttgctcAACTTTCCTTCAGAGGCACCGGCTCTAATCTGCAGCCGAACGTTGCTTGCTGTTGCCATCACCTGGCAGGTTTTTTTAGTCTCCTTTGTGTCTCTTCAGAGCTCTCATCGGAGAGCTGCTGATCTTTCTGGGTCACGGGCTTAGATGACAAACGTGCATTtgaacagaagaaaagtaaaaacaaaaaaaccccaaacaaacatcTCCAGTTCTGTTTAAATTCCCGAGGTTGttcagacagacacacagacatcaGGGTCTACAGCTGGCTGCTGCCAAAGTGAGCTGAACCAAAGTCTCCAGCCCTCATATTCACCCAAATTACTGAAGCAGGACATGGGCTCTGATCAGCTCTGAGGGGCTCAGCCACATGTTTGCTTTGGGTCTGTTGGCTGGGTCTAATCCTGTTTGCCTAAGTCATGATGCATCCCATGAAGTTGGTTATTTTGCTGATTTGTGCCACCATTAATTTTTTCGACCTTTAAGGCTGAATTCCAGCTGATCCCTGAAGGTGTTACCCCTGCACTGTGCAAACCAGGCTAAAGGAGCTTTTTACCAggctccaggaaagctgggctggggctgtgagCCGTGGATTGTGCTGGCCAGTTCCAGCATGTTCCACGTGCAAACTGCCTCCATCCTGCTGGCAGGGAAATGTTAGAGAGTCATGAAAGgggttgggctggaagggatctcaaAGACCATCttattccacccccctgccagggcagggacaccttccactagcccaggttgctccaagccccatccaacctggccttaaacacttccaggggtggggcagccgCAGTTATTCCAACAGCTGCCCCTTATGTTGGGTTTTTATGCTcactttcttggtttttttctcctcctgatcCCCTTAGGAAGCTACTGGAGGGTGAAGAGACAAGATTCAGTGCCTTCTCTGGAAGCATCACCGGTCCCATATTCACACACAGACAACCATCTGTCACAATAGCATCCACCAaaatccagaaaacaaaaattgaaCCGCCAAAGCTGAAGGTCCAGCACAAGTTTGTAGAAGAAATCATCGAAGAGACGAAGGTGGAGGATGAAAAGGCCGAAATGGAAGATGCCCTGGCAGCCATGGCAGAAGAAATGGCAGCCAAggcacagcaggaagagcaggaggaagaaaaggcagaagaagcagctgcagaggaagaggCTGTTTCTGAGAAAGcagctgaggaagaagagaaggaggaagaggaagcagaggaggaagaagaagctGCAAAATCTGACGCAGCGGAAGAAGGTGGCTCCGAAAAAGAAGAAATcgaggaaaaggaagaaggggaggaggccgaggaagaggaggaagaagctgAGGCCAAGGGCAAGGCCGAAGAGGTGGCAGCAAAGGCAGAGAAGGTCAAAACACCTCCCTCAAAGTCACCCCCTAAATCCCCCCCTAAATCCCCCGTAACAGAGCCGGCCAAGGCCGCCCCGAAGGAAAAACCCGCGGAAGCGGCGAAGGAAGCGAAGGTGGAGAAAGCTGAGAAAGCAgccaaggaggaggagaaagcagCATCCCCTGAGAAAGCTGCCACCCCAAAGGTAACCTCCCCGGAGAAAGCTGCCACCCCTGAGAAAGCTGCCACCCCGGAGAAGGCGGAGAAGGCGGTGGCCCTGGAGAAGCTGACGCCAGAGAAGTCGCGCTCCCCCGAGAAGGCGGCGAGCCCGGAGAAGCCCCGCACGCCCGAAAAGCCTGTGAGCCCAGAGAAGCCCCGCTCCCCAGAGAAGCCCCACACCCCAGAGAAAGCTCCCTCCCCGGAGAAAGCCCCCTCCCCGGTCAAGGATGCCAAGGCTGTGGTGGAGGAGACCGTCACCATCACAAAGGTAACGAAAGTCAGCGCCGAGGCCGAGAAGGAGTCCAGGAAAGAGGACATCGCGGTCAACGGGGAGGTGGAGGACAAGAAGGAAGAGGAGtccaaggagaaggaggaggaggacaaggGGGTCGTCACCAACGGCCTGGACGTGAGTCCCATCGAGGACAAGGGGGAGAAGGTTGTGGTGACCAAAAAGGTGGAGAAGATCACGGGGGAAGGAGGGGACGGCGGGCCCACCTTCGTCACCAAGTCGGTGACCGTCACCCAGAAGGTGGAGGAGCACGAGGAGAGCTTCGAGGAGAAACTGGTGTCCACCAAGAAGGTGGAGAAAGTCACCTCACATGCCGTAGTAAAAGAGATCAAAGAGACcgaataaaaaacccaaaaaacgAGCCCAACCATAGCTAAAATCTCAACCAAATCCAAGAGCTTGGGTCGGTGCAAAAGGTTAAGCCATACGACAGCTGCCAAATGCATGTGAGTGACGgcttcaaagcagaaaaagcagaacGGGTTCTCTCATGGAGGCTCCAGACAcacagtattttccttttttcgTGCaatataggggggaaaaaaagggggggggaatgCATGCAGGCAGGCTCAGGATGTACTCCCTCCACAGAGCTTGGGGGAtggcaaaaaaggaaaaaaaaaaaaggaaaaactaaatATAATGCTAATAATAGTGCATGAGATGAAATGTGCAACAAaggaagctttttctttttcttttttttcttttttttttttttttttttggaatctCCTGAGCTGTTTGTTGGAGGGACGTTATCTGAGGGATGACTCTGAGATGTATTATGCAAAGAACCAACTGagccaaaaaaacaaaaaaaaggaacagaaaacagTCGTAGAATATTCAtgagaaccagaaaaaaaactctCCTagccttaagaaaaaaaaaattcataataataataataataataaaaaaaagctacTTATAAATAATTATGTTTACCTCACTGGTGCAATTAGGGTGGACTTTTGCTCGTGGGAGAACCTTGTTGACATGCACAGTCCGCAACCTTTTGTTGTTTGATGTAAAACAGTCACAGCAGTTCTTGCTCAATAAAGGTCAATACTGAGAACACGACTTGTCTGGTGGCTCTTTTCCCAAAATTCCAATCCTTCCCGAAGTTTGGGGCTCTGCCCTGACTGGGAATGCAGTTGGATGGGTTGAAAAGCTGCTTGgttgctctttttattttattttccttagtattctctttttttttcccaggagtTGGGCTTTGATGAATTCAGGAAGGTTTAGAAATTGGATATGATGAGGAGGAAATTTCCTGTAACATAACACAAATACTGgtttaaatacttaaaaaccataatccattttttttctggagtagAGAGAGGAATCCCTTGAACTCTTGTGTCTGGCCTGGAGGTGCTTGGGGGGTTCCAACTCCTTTTCCTTGGAAGGGGAAGGTCTCTAAGCCATCAATCCTGCCTGGGCTAAGTCTAAAACTCTTATAATCTGCTGTAAGTGTCATTTTCCTCCTTGAACACCAACCTCCAGGTGTAAGAAGAGCCTTAAAGATGTGGCAATTTCCAAATaattccttgatttttttttttccctgtgtgaaCCACAGCTGGGTTTGGCACCACTTTGTCACTTGAGTGTGCAAAGACCCACTAAAGAAACTCAACCAAGACACTCTGAGGTCATCCAGAAGGGgttatttctgattattttgCCCCCTCTTGCATTCATTGTGTGGGAACACTTTTCTTAATTCTCCCAAGTGATCAATCTGCTGCTGAACACGAAATTCTAAAATCAAATCtcaaagcaaagcattttttaatttctaatagAAAGGCCTGCTGAGTATTGGCCTGTTTCTACTGCCACTTCCAGCTTGGCTTTATTAAGAACAAAGCCAATCCAAGGGGCCTCTAAAGTCCCtctaaatggaaaataaatggagacaaacaaaaaaagggaagaagaggaaggcCCCAATTCCATTTGGGAACCAATAAGTTGTTATGGGATTCatattgtgtttattttacatttctaaaagaaaataaagaacattGATGATGTCCCACCTCTCATagcaaagaaatgcaaataattcTTAATCCTGGGTTCAAGACAAGGACTGCCCTCAATTTTTTGACTAATTGAAATCTATGATTTTGATGCCTTCCAATTCTTTATCAATAATTGAAGATCAACTAGTTTTTAATTGCATGTTCTTCACTGGAGAAGTGATAAAAAATCCACAGCAGATCAAGCCTTTAAATAAACTCTGAGTGTCTTTGTGTAGCAAAGCACTGAATGTTTCTCCTGCTGGTATCAGTGATGGAAATCTGGGCTCTCCAGCTTGGGGGCTGAGTGAGGGTTAATTAAAGCAGAGTTAGCAAATTAAGTGGCAGCTTCTCTGTCCTGAGCTCATTTGTGGAAGTCCTGTGTGTGTAGGACACAAAAATCCCTTTATTTAGGGATAAGAAGCCAAGCAGCCCAGTCACACTGCCCTGTTTTCAGTGCTAAAACACAGAAATTCCCAAAGGGTTGGGAGCATCCGAGTTATTTTCCTCTTGGGTCTGACTGAGGGAACGCCACCATTAAACTCCCCAAATTAAAGCAGAGACCAATATTTACACTAAAAAGATGTTTATGTGCTTCCAAATGAGTTCTAGAATCTGCTACAACTTCCCGAATTTCAGCATGGAAAGCTGGGAatcttcagcctggagatggaGAAGGGTCACCCTGCCCAGGGAATGAAATGCTGGTGGCAGCTCAGCAACACTTAACGTGGGTtatgtggggcaggggggatcCCAACCCAGCTGGGTTTCATTTTTAggcttctttttcccttttttctcctcagttcTGGCAGGACACAACTCCAGGGGCCCCGGAGTGAGGATCTGGGTTGGTTTGCTCCTGTTTGCACCTTGGAACCCCCCTGGGTGGGAGGCAAACCGAGGTACCCATTGACATCTATCCCAACATCCTcatttctccccttttcccccccagaATATATCCCAGTTACACCCACAACtgcatttttccccctctgctctAACACACAAAATTTGTGAATTTAATCCATTTCTCACTGCAAATGTTTCCACCAAACCCTGAGAGAAATAAGCGAGCAGTTAACACACTTCTACATGTTTATAAAACTCTAAGAACTGATTAATATTTCATGGTGCCAAGAGGTTTTTTGTCTACTGACATCTGCAATCAAACAGTTTCAAAAGAGAGCAGAATTCCCGGGCAGAGATGCATAAATAGGATGTCATTTGCCTGTTCTGCACCAATTACTGC from Pseudopipra pipra isolate bDixPip1 chromosome 28, bDixPip1.hap1, whole genome shotgun sequence includes these protein-coding regions:
- the NEFM gene encoding neurofilament medium polypeptide; amino-acid sequence: MSYTMEPLGNPSYRRVTETRATYSRASASPSSGFRSQSWSRGSGSTVSSSYKRPNLGGPRAAYGSTVLSSADSLDVSQSSLLNGAAELKLSRSNEKEQLQGLNDRFAGYIEKVHYLEQQNKEIEAELAALRQKHAGRAQLSDAYEQELRELRGALEQVSHEKAQIQLDSEHIEEDIQRLRERFEDEARLRDETEATIRALRKEMEEASLMRAELDKKVQSLQDEVAFLRGNHEEEVAELLAQLQASHATVERKDYLKTDLTTALKEIRAQLECQSDHNMHQAEEWFKCRYAKLTEAAEQNKEAIRSAKEEIAEYRRQLQSKSIELESVRGTKESLERQLSDIEERHNNDLTTYQDTIHQLENELRGTKWEMARHLREYQDLLNVKMALDIEIAAYRKLLEGEETRFSAFSGSITGPIFTHRQPSVTIASTKIQKTKIEPPKLKVQHKFVEEIIEETKVEDEKAEMEDALAAMAEEMAAKAQQEEQEEEKAEEAAAEEEAVSEKAAEEEEKEEEEAEEEEEAAKSDAAEEGGSEKEEIEEKEEGEEAEEEEEEAEAKGKAEEVAAKAEKVKTPPSKSPPKSPPKSPVTEPAKAAPKEKPAEAAKEAKVEKAEKAAKEEEKAASPEKAATPKVTSPEKAATPEKAATPEKAEKAVALEKLTPEKSRSPEKAASPEKPRTPEKPVSPEKPRSPEKPHTPEKAPSPEKAPSPVKDAKAVVEETVTITKVTKVSAEAEKESRKEDIAVNGEVEDKKEEESKEKEEEDKGVVTNGLDVSPIEDKGEKVVVTKKVEKITGEGGDGGPTFVTKSVTVTQKVEEHEESFEEKLVSTKKVEKVTSHAVVKEIKETE